From a single Pseudalkalibacillus hwajinpoensis genomic region:
- the rpsD gene encoding 30S ribosomal protein S4, protein MARYTGPSWKISRRLGISLSGTGKELEKRPYAPGQHGPNQRRKLSEYGLQLQEKQKLRHMYGMTERQFRRLFDDAGKMKGVHGENFMVLLESRLDNLVYRLGLARTRRQARQLVNHGHITVDGKRVDIPSYRVATGQVLSVREKSNNLDIIKEAIEVNNFVPEYLTFDADKLEGTFSRLPERSELPAEITEALIVEYYSR, encoded by the coding sequence ATGGCTCGTTATACAGGACCAAGTTGGAAAATTTCTCGTCGTCTTGGTATTTCTCTAAGTGGAACAGGTAAAGAATTGGAAAAGCGTCCTTACGCTCCAGGTCAACATGGACCTAACCAGCGTAGAAAGCTTTCTGAATATGGACTTCAGCTTCAAGAGAAGCAAAAGCTTCGTCACATGTACGGCATGACTGAGCGTCAATTCCGTCGTCTATTCGATGATGCTGGTAAAATGAAAGGTGTTCATGGTGAGAACTTTATGGTTCTTCTTGAATCTCGTCTTGACAACCTTGTTTACCGTCTGGGTCTAGCTCGTACTCGCCGTCAGGCTCGTCAGCTAGTTAACCACGGTCACATCACAGTTGATGGCAAGCGTGTTGACATTCCTTCATACCGCGTAGCTACTGGTCAAGTACTAAGCGTACGTGAGAAGTCAAACAATCTTGATATCATTAAAGAAGCAATCGAAGTAAACAACTTCGTTCCAGAATACCTTACTTTCGATGCAGATAAGCTTGAAGGTACGTTCTCTCGCCTTCCTGAGCGTTCTGAACTTCCTGCAGAAATCACTGAAGCTCTTATCGTTGAGTACTACTCTCGTTAA
- a CDS encoding transglycosylase domain-containing protein translates to MRELFSSIRQKWNAFIDRLQEYNILSGSRIAYKVIWNLFLIFLVLGLMGSFFAGGVGAGYFASLVKDEPIRSYDEMKRDVYNYEETSEVYFAGDVLLGNFRSDIERKEVDLKDVSLLLQKAVISTEDEYFYDHEGIVPKAIGRAVLQEVTNSEDRSGGSTLTQQLVKNQILTREVSFERKAKEMLLALRLENFFEKDEILEAYLNIVPYGRNASGNNIAGVQAASQGIFGVNANDLNLPQAAFIAGIPKNPYTYTPFTNSGGVKEDLSAGIDRMEFVLYRMYQEETITKEEYDEALAYNIEENLAKSTPSPVEKYPYLTFEIEDRAKRVLAKQIANEEGYNGDELAKSIDYYNQISYNANISANSTTEIAKSMGLKWEKVQEDSEVFVEFMNNAEIELRKNGYKIHTTINKDMYDAMNQARDEVLDNPNYFEGPKPASVQDPETGELISKEFPMQVGSILIENKSGEILSFIGGRDFDVEQLNHATDAYRSNGSTMKPLLDYAPAMEEGKVQPGYIIPDLPSDNFEWLPKNYGENYHGLVTARTALEKSYNVPAARIYFKMDPYKATEYLMKMGFSTLTQADRVNATTSIGSLERGVSVEENTNAFGTFANGGQFVDAYMIDKIVDRDGNTIFEHKPEPVEVFSPQTAYLTIDMMRDVISQGTAQDIPNKLKFASDWAGKTGTGQDYVDAWFVATNPNVSLGVWTGYDQQMSMDSNLYSKRNKNLWALFANAAYDAKPEVMDPEESFKMPTGIVRRSFCGISGKLASDLCQKAGLVQTDLFNAKYVPTEVDDSLTEGRYVVINGNTFEALASTPQEFVSSGVMIKEDYFSGVDLARLLPSEFSNLNIVSEGTTAKENGKKPGTVGGVSINGSTLNWGASGESDIVGYRIYRAANKSNSFTKLGSIKSSDGSSFNIPSGAYAYYVTAVDVAGNESGPSAKVTTGDWSNKPEPKEPEKKPDPKPEEENDEASGDQQNGDDSSNNDSNMSEDTTENDASSDDSNSENSNEGNTTGNTGDTESSNNGNGENTGGENNSTGNGGNTGITGITDDTDGSPDNENSGDSNSAQ, encoded by the coding sequence ATGCGAGAGCTTTTTTCTTCTATCAGGCAAAAGTGGAACGCGTTCATTGATAGATTGCAAGAATACAACATTTTATCCGGTTCAAGAATTGCTTACAAAGTCATCTGGAATCTTTTCTTAATTTTTCTTGTGCTTGGTCTCATGGGAAGTTTTTTCGCCGGTGGTGTTGGTGCGGGGTATTTCGCATCTCTTGTGAAAGATGAACCGATTCGCTCTTACGATGAGATGAAGAGAGACGTTTATAACTATGAAGAAACCAGTGAAGTTTATTTTGCTGGCGACGTTCTTCTTGGAAACTTTCGTTCAGATATCGAACGTAAGGAAGTTGATTTAAAAGACGTTTCTCTCCTTCTGCAAAAAGCAGTCATTTCTACTGAGGATGAATATTTTTATGATCATGAAGGAATTGTTCCAAAAGCAATCGGACGAGCAGTCCTTCAAGAAGTTACTAATTCTGAAGATCGAAGCGGCGGAAGTACATTAACGCAGCAACTCGTCAAGAACCAGATTCTAACGAGAGAAGTTTCTTTTGAACGAAAAGCTAAAGAAATGCTACTCGCTCTTCGCCTCGAAAATTTCTTCGAGAAAGATGAAATTCTAGAAGCCTATCTTAACATCGTTCCTTATGGACGAAATGCTTCTGGTAATAACATTGCAGGTGTTCAGGCTGCGTCACAGGGGATCTTCGGTGTGAATGCCAATGACTTAAACCTACCACAAGCTGCTTTTATTGCTGGTATACCCAAAAATCCTTATACATACACTCCATTTACGAATTCTGGAGGAGTTAAGGAAGATCTTTCTGCCGGTATCGACCGAATGGAATTTGTTCTTTACAGAATGTATCAGGAAGAAACAATCACAAAAGAAGAGTATGATGAAGCCCTTGCCTATAACATTGAAGAGAATCTAGCGAAGTCCACTCCTTCACCTGTTGAGAAATATCCTTATTTGACTTTTGAAATTGAGGATAGGGCAAAGAGAGTTCTTGCTAAGCAAATTGCTAATGAAGAAGGATATAACGGCGATGAGCTTGCAAAGAGTATCGATTATTATAATCAAATTAGTTACAATGCTAACATTTCAGCCAATTCTACTACTGAAATCGCCAAGAGCATGGGTCTTAAATGGGAAAAAGTACAGGAAGATTCCGAAGTTTTTGTTGAATTCATGAATAATGCTGAAATAGAACTTCGTAAAAATGGGTACAAAATCCACACTACAATCAATAAAGATATGTATGACGCTATGAATCAAGCACGAGATGAAGTTCTGGATAATCCAAATTATTTTGAAGGACCAAAACCAGCATCTGTGCAGGATCCTGAAACAGGTGAACTCATTAGTAAAGAGTTTCCAATGCAGGTCGGAAGTATTCTGATTGAGAATAAATCAGGGGAAATTCTATCTTTCATTGGTGGCAGAGACTTCGATGTGGAGCAATTAAATCATGCCACAGACGCTTACCGCTCTAATGGTTCTACAATGAAGCCATTACTTGACTATGCACCAGCAATGGAAGAAGGTAAGGTACAGCCGGGGTATATTATACCTGATCTACCATCAGATAATTTTGAATGGCTCCCTAAAAACTATGGGGAAAATTATCATGGGCTTGTAACAGCTCGAACTGCATTAGAGAAATCATATAACGTTCCAGCAGCGAGAATATACTTTAAGATGGACCCATACAAGGCAACAGAATATTTGATGAAAATGGGCTTCAGTACGTTAACCCAGGCAGATCGCGTCAACGCTACCACTTCTATCGGATCACTTGAACGCGGAGTAAGCGTAGAAGAAAACACGAACGCATTTGGTACATTTGCGAACGGTGGCCAATTCGTTGACGCTTATATGATTGATAAAATCGTTGATCGTGACGGAAATACGATTTTCGAACATAAACCAGAGCCTGTGGAGGTATTTAGTCCACAAACCGCGTATCTTACGATTGATATGATGCGTGATGTCATTAGTCAGGGTACCGCTCAAGATATTCCAAATAAGTTGAAGTTCGCTTCTGATTGGGCCGGTAAAACTGGGACAGGACAGGATTACGTAGATGCATGGTTTGTCGCAACAAATCCGAATGTCTCACTTGGTGTTTGGACTGGCTATGACCAGCAGATGAGTATGGATTCAAACCTGTACTCCAAACGAAACAAAAACCTCTGGGCTCTATTCGCTAATGCTGCTTATGATGCGAAACCAGAAGTAATGGACCCTGAAGAATCCTTCAAGATGCCGACTGGGATTGTGCGCAGATCCTTCTGTGGCATTTCAGGCAAGCTAGCTTCTGATCTATGTCAAAAAGCCGGTCTTGTCCAAACGGATCTCTTCAATGCGAAATATGTGCCAACTGAGGTCGATGACAGCCTTACTGAAGGACGTTATGTTGTAATCAATGGTAATACCTTCGAAGCTCTTGCATCTACTCCACAAGAGTTTGTATCAAGCGGCGTCATGATTAAGGAAGATTACTTCTCAGGAGTTGATCTTGCTCGGCTCTTACCCTCTGAATTTAGTAATCTAAATATCGTTTCAGAAGGGACAACTGCAAAAGAAAATGGCAAGAAACCTGGAACAGTTGGTGGCGTTTCAATTAATGGATCAACATTGAACTGGGGTGCTTCAGGAGAAAGTGATATTGTTGGGTATCGCATCTACCGTGCTGCAAATAAAAGCAATTCCTTTACAAAGCTTGGCAGCATCAAATCTTCAGACGGAAGCTCATTCAATATTCCTTCAGGCGCCTACGCTTACTACGTGACAGCAGTTGACGTAGCAGGGAACGAATCAGGGCCATCAGCTAAAGTAACAACTGGTGATTGGTCTAATAAGCCAGAGCCGAAAGAACCTGAAAAGAAACCTGATCCAAAGCCGGAAGAAGAGAATGATGAAGCGTCCGGGGATCAGCAAAACGGAGACGATTCATCTAACAATGATTCAAATATGTCAGAGGATACGACGGAAAATGACGCTAGCTCCGATGATAGCAATAGTGAAAACAGCAACGAAGGCAATACCACAGGTAATACGGGTGATACTGAAAGTAGTAACAACGGTAACGGCGAGAATACCGGCGGTGAAAATAATAGCACTGGTAACGGTGGTAATACCGGTATTACCGGTATTACCGATGATACCGATGGTAGCCCCGATAATGAAAATAGTGGTGACTCAAACAGCGCTCAATAA
- the tyrS gene encoding tyrosine--tRNA ligase translates to MHILDELEARGILNQVTDREGLEKELTENRIALYSGFDPTADSLHIGHLLPVLALRRFQLAGHTPIALVGGATGLIGDPSGRSNERTLNSEDIVKEWTNKLQGQLARFLDFEMGENSAKAVNNYDWIGELNVIPFLRDVGKNFGLNYMLAKDSVTSRIEAGISFTEFTYMILQSYDFLQLYRKENCRLQIGGSDQWGNITAGLELIRKEEGSEESTKAYGATFPLVTKSDGSKFGKSEGGAIWLDADKTSPYEFYQFWINSDDRDVVKFLNYFTFLSLEEIKEIESKHVEAPEKREAHRTLAEEVTKLVHGDDKLQQAINISEALFSGDIKQLTAEEIRVGFKDVPSYHVEDREKGLIDLLVEAGISPSKRQAREDIKNGAVYINGERFQELEKVISESDQIENQYVIIRRGKKKYFLLTY, encoded by the coding sequence ATGCACATTTTAGATGAATTAGAAGCAAGAGGTATTCTCAATCAAGTGACTGATCGAGAGGGACTTGAAAAAGAACTTACAGAGAACCGAATTGCTCTTTATTCGGGGTTTGATCCAACAGCAGATAGTCTCCATATTGGTCATCTCCTGCCGGTACTAGCACTTCGCAGGTTCCAGTTAGCAGGACATACGCCAATTGCGCTCGTTGGGGGTGCTACTGGTTTAATTGGAGATCCAAGCGGGAGGTCTAATGAACGTACATTGAACTCAGAAGATATCGTTAAAGAGTGGACAAACAAGTTACAGGGGCAGCTCGCTCGCTTTTTGGATTTTGAAATGGGTGAGAATTCTGCGAAAGCCGTTAACAACTACGACTGGATTGGTGAATTAAATGTCATTCCATTTTTACGTGATGTGGGTAAAAATTTTGGATTAAACTATATGCTTGCAAAGGACTCCGTCACTTCACGTATTGAAGCGGGAATTTCATTTACTGAATTTACGTATATGATTCTTCAATCTTATGATTTTCTACAACTTTACCGTAAAGAAAATTGCCGCCTTCAAATAGGAGGAAGCGATCAATGGGGGAATATTACAGCAGGCCTTGAATTAATTCGTAAAGAAGAAGGAAGCGAAGAATCAACAAAGGCTTATGGTGCAACATTCCCTCTTGTGACGAAGAGTGATGGATCGAAGTTTGGTAAATCTGAGGGTGGTGCGATTTGGCTAGATGCTGATAAAACATCGCCATACGAGTTCTATCAGTTCTGGATCAATTCAGATGACCGTGATGTGGTGAAGTTTCTTAACTACTTCACTTTCTTAAGTCTTGAAGAAATCAAAGAGATTGAATCCAAGCACGTGGAGGCTCCCGAAAAGAGAGAAGCGCATCGCACACTTGCAGAAGAAGTGACGAAACTTGTGCATGGGGATGATAAGCTTCAACAGGCTATTAACATTTCAGAGGCCCTGTTTAGTGGTGACATTAAGCAATTGACGGCGGAAGAAATTAGAGTTGGCTTTAAGGATGTACCTTCCTACCATGTAGAAGATCGTGAAAAGGGACTAATTGATCTTCTCGTAGAAGCAGGAATTTCACCTTCTAAGCGTCAGGCAAGAGAAGATATTAAAAATGGAGCGGTTTATATCAATGGCGAACGTTTTCAGGAATTGGAAAAAGTCATTTCTGAATCCGATCAGATTGAAAATCAATATGTAATCATTAGAAGAGGTAAGAAGAAATATTTCCTTCTTACTTATTAA